From the Sporohalobacter salinus genome, one window contains:
- a CDS encoding GTP pyrophosphokinase, whose translation MPKDKKVEKAIKWYKENRGVYKDLAVKAELIIKDALSNKDIFYHSLESRAKEIDSFKEKAEKDKYDDPINEITDLTGIRIIAYFEKDVYKICDIVKELFKIDYSNSEDKSDLLEADKMGYKSVHYIATLTNERTNLSEFEKFKGLYFEIQVKSILQHAWAEIEHDKNYKFKENLPQHLQRRFYSLAGMLEMADREFNSLAKEVDDYKEKVKKLTKNGKRDLKINNDSLKNYLLEEFDDEIKNNILQFSFGKDSDLSNIIEELKKFGINNLVELDSILSEKIHDNIKTELKELSDANFLGVIRLIMIINDYKKYFEKVWEDGTYYFHEASVNILKKYNVPIEKLSKEYDFGIE comes from the coding sequence ATGCCGAAAGATAAAAAGGTTGAAAAAGCAATTAAATGGTATAAAGAAAATAGAGGTGTCTATAAAGATTTAGCAGTAAAAGCAGAATTAATAATTAAAGATGCTTTGAGTAATAAAGATATTTTTTATCATAGTTTGGAAAGTAGAGCAAAGGAAATAGATAGTTTTAAAGAAAAGGCTGAGAAAGATAAATATGATGACCCAATAAATGAAATTACTGATTTAACAGGAATTCGTATAATAGCCTATTTTGAGAAAGACGTTTATAAAATTTGTGATATTGTAAAAGAGTTATTTAAAATTGATTACAGTAATAGTGAGGATAAATCAGATTTACTTGAAGCAGATAAGATGGGATATAAATCTGTACATTATATAGCAACATTGACAAATGAACGAACTAATTTATCTGAATTTGAAAAATTTAAAGGACTTTATTTTGAAATTCAGGTTAAAAGTATTCTTCAACATGCTTGGGCAGAGATTGAACATGATAAAAATTATAAGTTTAAAGAAAATTTACCTCAACATTTACAAAGACGGTTTTATTCATTAGCGGGTATGTTAGAAATGGCGGATAGAGAGTTTAATTCTTTGGCTAAAGAAGTAGATGATTATAAAGAAAAAGTAAAAAAGTTAACTAAAAATGGTAAAAGGGATCTTAAAATTAATAATGACTCATTAAAAAATTATTTATTAGAGGAGTTTGATGACGAAATAAAAAATAATATTTTGCAGTTTTCTTTTGGAAAAGATTCAGATTTAAGTAACATCATAGAAGAGTTAAAGAAATTTGGGATTAATAATTTAGTAGAGTTAGATTCAATTTTATCAGAAAAAATTCATGATAATATAAAAACTGAATTAAAAGAATTATCTGATGCAAATTTTTTGGGAGTAATTAGATTAATAATGATAATAAATGATTATAAAAAATATTTTGAAAAAGTATGGGAAGATGGAACTTATTATTTTCATGAAGCTTCTGTAAATATTTTAAAAAAATATAATGTTCCTATAGAAAAATTATCAAAAGAATATGACTTTGGTAT
- a CDS encoding ACT domain-containing protein, whose product MRNKKLTLLSLDISLGICKLSAEAKVPDWINGINDFVSITRTDEELSIVCPERVIPKEVQAEFGWRALKVKGELDFSLTGILFSIAKPLANNSISIFAISTYNTDYVLVKQENFDEAINILSKNFKIE is encoded by the coding sequence ATGAGGAATAAGAAACTTACATTACTATCTTTAGATATTTCTTTGGGAATTTGTAAGTTATCAGCTGAGGCTAAAGTTCCGGATTGGATAAATGGAATTAATGATTTTGTTTCGATAACTCGTACGGATGAGGAACTTTCAATAGTTTGTCCAGAAAGAGTTATTCCTAAAGAGGTACAAGCAGAATTTGGATGGAGAGCATTAAAAGTTAAAGGAGAATTAGATTTTAGTCTTACAGGTATATTGTTTTCTATTGCTAAACCCCTTGCTAATAATTCAATCAGTATTTTTGCTATATCGACTTATAATACGGATTATGTTTTAGTAAAACAAGAAAATTTTGATGAAGCAATAAATATTTTAAGTAAGAATTTTAAGATAGAATAG